The Pseudomonas graminis region TGATTTCCAGTTTGTTCTGCGCCGCATTAAGTTCGCGTTCCGCGATAAGCAGCTGCTGGATCTGGCGGTACAGTAATCCGCCCAGCAACGCCAGCGCCAAAATGATCACGCCGAGAACGGCCAAAGACTGTGCAACATATGACCACCAGGGTGCGAACACTTGCTGATAGGAGATCCCCGCCGCCGCGATGATGGGCAGGCCCGATAGACGACGATAGGCATATATCCTCTCTACGCCATCTACCACCGACTTGATAATCGCAGTGCCGCTATCACTGTGGGGAAGATAGCGAGTGAAAATCTCTCCCTTTGAAAGATTGGTTGTCATCAGCGCAGTCACGGTTGGGCGCCGCGCGAGCAATTCACCTTTGTCGAGGGCGAGGAAGATGACCCCGTCGTTGTTGATATCTACCCGACTGAAAAAGTTTTGAAAATAGGAAACGGGAATAGTGGCGAGCGCTACGCCCGCAAAGGATCCGTCAGGAGATTCAATGCGGCGGCTGATGGGGATGATCAGATCCCCGGTGGTTCTGCTCTGAACGATAGAACCGATGTGGATGGCCTGGGTGGTGTTATCCCGATGAAAAATGAAGTAGTCGCGGTCACTATTATTTTTGGTCTGGACACCCTGAGAGAAAGAATTTGCAACCCAATTGCCTTTCGCATCGAATATGAACAGCCCCTGAAGTCCGTCAATGCGTTCGACCTGCCGAGCTAACAACGTCGTCATGCGGCTTTGCTGTTCAGCACCGATCCCGTCATGGGCCACACGCTCGGCGATATCTTGCAACGTGTTATCGGCTTGCAGCATCGTGTCACGCGCTAACTGTTCGGCGGCAATGACGATGTTCGAGACAGAAACTTTCGCAGCATCCACTCGCTCATTTGCCGATTGCTGAATCTGCCAGACGGTAGCAAGAATCAAAAGTAAACAGACTAACGCAATAAAACCTATCAGGGAGTTGGACAGCGCTTTGGGTGTCAATCTTGTGGAAAAAAATCGAGCAAGCGTCATGTCAGGCGTCATCTAATTGGCGAGTGGTGCAGATAATGCAGTTTTCGTACCGCGCAGGGCATATCCCGCTGCCTCCGAATCAAGCACGCTCGGGATATCCATAACGGAAGGAAAGCCTTGATGGCGGTAGTGAGCTGCGGACGCCTGGTTGTGGCGCGTTACGCGATCAGCGAAGGAGGGGGCATATCCGGGACATGTGTTGGGCCTGCCGGCGCCCGTTTCATTGCCCATCATGTGCATAGGTGATCCGGGTCAAAGCGAGCGCTTCGGCACGGATCACCCGTGAAGCAATGTTCAGGCGCCAGTCTCACGGCGCCTCAACCATCCTGCGGGAGAATTACGCCGAAGGCTTGAGCACGACTTTGGTCCAGCCATCAGCCCGCGCGTCAAATTGCTTGTAGGCCTCTGGACCTTCGGACAACTTCAAGCTGTGGGAAATGATGTGCGACGGCTTGGCACGGTCATGATGAATCAGCTCGGCAAGGCGACGGTTGTACGCCTTGACGTTAGCCTGACCGGTACGGATCTGCTGGCCCTTGAACCAGAAGGAGCCGAAATCGAAGGCCATTTTGCCTTCTTTGGCCAGATCGCTTGCAGCGTTCGGGTCTTGCGGCACGAATACGCCCACGACGCCAATACCGCCGGTTGGCTTGGTGGTGGCGACCAGGTTGTTCATGGTTTCGTGATTCGCTTCATGGCCATGCTTGTCGCAGCACTGATAACCCACACATTCGCAGCCACGGTCAGTGCCTTTGCCGTGGGTCAGATTCAGAATCTGATCGACCGCCTGGGTTTCGGAAGTGTTAATCGGCGTGGCGCCCAGCTTGGCCGCCAGTGCCAGACGGTCTGGATGGCTGTCGACGACAAACACCTGCGACGCACCTTTGATCATCGCCGCGTGGGCCGCCATCAATCCGACCGGGCCTGCGCCATAGATGGCGATGCTTTCACCCGGCAGCAAGCCGGACAATTCAGTCGCGTGCCAGCCGGTTGGGAGGATGTCCGACAGCATGACGTAGTCGTCTTCTTTCTCTTTAGCGTCTTCGGGCAAGACCAGGCAGTTGAAGTCGCCATACGGGACGCGCAGCAGCTCAGCCTGGCCACCCTCGTAAGGGCCCATTTCCGCAAAACCATAAGCGCCGCCGGCACTGCCAGGGTTGACAGTCAGGCAATAGCCGGTCAGGCCGCGCTCGCAATTTTCGCAGAAGCCACAGCCGATGTTGAACGGCAGGCAGACCATGTCGCCCACCTTGACGCGGTCAACTGCAGCGCCCACTTCAATCACTTCGCCCATGTTCTCGTGGCCCAGAATCCGGCCTGTTTCAAAGCTGGTGCGACCTTCATACATGTGCAAATCAGAGCCGCAGATATTGGTCGTGGTAATGCGGACCAGTACATCTGTGGCTTTTTCGATTCTGGCATCAGGAACGTTTTGAACGCTGACGTCGTGAGGACCGTTGTAGATAATGGCTTTCATTGGTTCTCCTGAAGATTGAATACGGGTTGCGTTGGTAGACGCCTGATTTAGTAGACCCTTGCCGGGCATCGTTCAAAGAGATTGGTCGGGGGTGACGAACGGCAGACAGCCGCAATGGCTCTGCGATGCGGCTTCTAGCGTTGTATTGACGGACTTTTCGCCAGGCAGGATCGAAAACCTACCGTACTGAATACTCAGAATTGTTGAAAATGGGCACTGACAAGACGACCCGCCGCTCCAGCCCCTTAGCAGCAAGTGCCTGATCGGTGCTGCCAACCAAACCTGCTATTGACTGATGACTACGGCCGTTACAAACGCCTGGTTATTTGCAGTGTCAGCAGTTGCAGTCGTCAGAGTGCACAGCATTTTTCGCGCACCGCCGGGAACAGATCATCGGTAGGAGAGGGTGGGCATCAAGGATTAAGCCGTCCACAGACGGACCGCAAAACTTCCATGTCGCTAGCCCGGGAGTAAGGAATCTCGAACCGGAAGAAATAGGCAAACTACACCTGTCCGGCACCCAACATTCCTACCCCCAGAAACAGAAAGGCCCGGCGAACCGGGCTTTCTTAAACCGAAGGCTACTTATTGAGCGGCTTTCAGTTTGATCACGTCACCGGATACAGTCGTGGTATAGCCATTCAGAACCCAAGCCCAGAACCACTTTTCCTGCACTTGAGTATTGATCAGCGCATCGCCACCTTTGGCCTGGATGGCGTAACTCTGAGCGCGGACAAAACGGTCGTTCTGACGAATCGGGATCAGGCCGAAAAGCATCAGGCCAGTCGCGCTTGCCTCGCTATGGCCAACGACGGTGTACTGGCTCCTGTCATATTGCTGAGTCTTCATGGCGGTGCCGGTGCAACCCGCCAGAACCAGACCACACACTGCAGAAGCGATGATTTTGCTAAAGGACTTCACGTAAAACTCCATTGACTATAGCCCGAATCCAATTATCGGGCGGCGACACTTTACCCGAAGGGATAACACTTAGACACATCTTCAATCTCATTCGAGGTGTCTATTAAATCCGGGGCGATTCAGATCGCCCCAATGACCTGAATGACCGACGCCTATGACGGGAAAACATTGTTGCAGGGAAAGCCTAAAGCAAGCGCTGCATAAGCGAATGCTCTTTGCCCCAGGCATGAAATGATTCTAGATACTCCCATCCTCGCTTTGCGTAATAGTCACGTCGGTCATGTGTGTGCAAATACAGTTTCTGATGTCCGATTCCTTTTGCTGTGGAGCAAATCTCTGCAATGAGTCGTTCGGCCACGCCACGCTGTCTTGCCAACGGTGCAACAAGAACGCACGCAAGCCATGGTCCGAGTGCTGGGTGATCGGGCGAGTCGTCCTTGGCCAGGGCAGCCCCTCCGAGCAGTTGGCCATTTTCCAGAGCGATCACGGTTCGCCAGTTACCGTCGTTCTGGCCAGCTTTGAATTCGCGCTGCCAATCAGGGAGCGCCTGGGCGACGAATTCATACGCGAACTGTTCATGCAGCCACGATGCAAATGTGTCGCTATGGTCCATGTGATCGCGAAGCAAGACGGTCTGGAACATGTGATTAATCCTTGAGAGGAGCAGGTTTGCAGAGTCTGATTCAAGTGTGCGTGCTGCGTCGCTACCCACGGCCGCCGCAACGTAGTTGCAGGAGTTCAAACCATCGCCTAGCGGTTTAGCGATGCCGCGCTGACAAAACAGTCTTGGCAAGCCAGCCGGGCGATATTACTGTTGCGGCGCCCGCCGTTCGGCGGAGTGATTAGGGAAACCAGGCGAATGACTGATGACCGGCGTTCGGCTAACATCGGCCATATCAAAACGACCTTGGAGATTTAAATGTCCCGCCTTGCTGAATTCCGCAAACTTGAACAGCAGCTCGCCGCCCAGCTCGCCGAACTTGAAACCCTGAAAAATGATAGCGGCTTGAAGAAAGAAATCGAATTTGAAACCAAACTGCGTGACCTCCTCGGTGAGTACGGCTTCAGCTTGAAAGAGATAGTCGGCATTCTCGATCCTCAGGGACCCAGCGGTCGGCAGTCTGCTCCAGTGGCTGCCGAGAAAAAAACACGTAAGGCCCGAGCGATGAAGGTTTATAAAAACCCGTTGACAGGTGAGGTCGTAGAAACCAAAGGCGGCAACCACAAGCTTTTGAAAGCCTGGAAAGGCCAGTTCGGCGACGAGGTTGAGAACTGGTTGGTTAAATGACCTGGTTAAGCTGAAACAGCCGTCGTGAGACGGCTTTTTTATGACTGCGATTGCGCCCTGACGTGGGCTATGAAGCGTCTGGAGACGCTTTCCAGGGCGGGGCTAGCAAGCCTGCGTGTTTAGTACTCAGCTTGCGAACTTGTAATCACCGCCTTTTTCTACCGCACTGATATAGGCCGGCCGCGCCTGGAACCGGTCGATCCACGCGGAGAGGCCAGGGTAGTCGTGCAGCATGCCTTGGGACTTTGCAAACTCGCCAATAAAGCTCATCTGGATGTCCGCGCCGCTGATTTCTTCGCCCAACAAGTACGGGGTAAGTTTCAATGCGGTTTCCAGA contains the following coding sequences:
- a CDS encoding histone-like nucleoid-structuring protein, MvaT/MvaU family — its product is MSRLAEFRKLEQQLAAQLAELETLKNDSGLKKEIEFETKLRDLLGEYGFSLKEIVGILDPQGPSGRQSAPVAAEKKTRKARAMKVYKNPLTGEVVETKGGNHKLLKAWKGQFGDEVENWLVK
- a CDS encoding glutathione-independent formaldehyde dehydrogenase → MKAIIYNGPHDVSVQNVPDARIEKATDVLVRITTTNICGSDLHMYEGRTSFETGRILGHENMGEVIEVGAAVDRVKVGDMVCLPFNIGCGFCENCERGLTGYCLTVNPGSAGGAYGFAEMGPYEGGQAELLRVPYGDFNCLVLPEDAKEKEDDYVMLSDILPTGWHATELSGLLPGESIAIYGAGPVGLMAAHAAMIKGASQVFVVDSHPDRLALAAKLGATPINTSETQAVDQILNLTHGKGTDRGCECVGYQCCDKHGHEANHETMNNLVATTKPTGGIGVVGVFVPQDPNAASDLAKEGKMAFDFGSFWFKGQQIRTGQANVKAYNRRLAELIHHDRAKPSHIISHSLKLSEGPEAYKQFDARADGWTKVVLKPSA
- a CDS encoding GNAT family N-acetyltransferase is translated as MFQTVLLRDHMDHSDTFASWLHEQFAYEFVAQALPDWQREFKAGQNDGNWRTVIALENGQLLGGAALAKDDSPDHPALGPWLACVLVAPLARQRGVAERLIAEICSTAKGIGHQKLYLHTHDRRDYYAKRGWEYLESFHAWGKEHSLMQRLL
- a CDS encoding sensor domain-containing diguanylate cyclase, with translation MTLARFFSTRLTPKALSNSLIGFIALVCLLLILATVWQIQQSANERVDAAKVSVSNIVIAAEQLARDTMLQADNTLQDIAERVAHDGIGAEQQSRMTTLLARQVERIDGLQGLFIFDAKGNWVANSFSQGVQTKNNSDRDYFIFHRDNTTQAIHIGSIVQSRTTGDLIIPISRRIESPDGSFAGVALATIPVSYFQNFFSRVDINNDGVIFLALDKGELLARRPTVTALMTTNLSKGEIFTRYLPHSDSGTAIIKSVVDGVERIYAYRRLSGLPIIAAAGISYQQVFAPWWSYVAQSLAVLGVIILALALLGGLLYRQIQQLLIAERELNAAQNKLEIIAMTDSLTSLANRRSYDSALKKEWARALRNQSSLAVILLDIDWFKQYNDHYGHLLGDDCLVEVAALIARNVSRPFDIAARYGGEEFVILLPETELAGAIVVAEKVRLSIEQARIQHSASALGIVTISAGVVAVYPTDKNSHRGSMAEADRLLYCAKIKGRNCIEAAAFHRDPSVICH